The DNA window TAACACAAGACTATTTTTCTTATCCTAATGAtagatttttgtgtatgtgtgtgttttaagcaaaaaaaatcacttaattttttcagaaaacatattttttgcttaaaataagtaagtaaatgcatcttgatttaagaatatttagatatttgtaatgaaaaaaaaaaaatgaaaaaagagaatgaaaattatttttttgcagtgtgtaaaCTGTGCACAAGAGCCCTGGTGTAAATCCTCCAAGTAtccaaccaaaaataaataaatgacacgtTCACAAAACCAAAAATGCATCTACCGTCgtaccaacttttttttttacatttccttttttcttgtttttccatttttctctttttatagtATCGCTCAAGTATATCACAGGTTACTATCTAGAGAGGAAATAGAGGGTAAATTATGTTCCATGCTACATCTTGTTCAGTGAAGGCTATTGCAGACGATTTCTACATCACACACAATCACACGTTGTACGCTTGTATAACAAAAGATCCAAAACATGTCACCAAGAAACTAAATACATATGCAATGTTCACTATTTAAAGTCTTTTAGGACTATCCCTCGGTCAACGTGAAGCTGTCGCACGTCACTCGACTTCGCAGTCCTGTCTTACAGACAAAAGTTGAAAAACTGCTATTCAAAAATTAGCAAATTTGGTCATTGtctatctctttttttatttgtttttaaataagtagTGCTTTTTGATGGCTTAAGACAGAGgtcttttatttaataatctcACCCAGTGGCAATCTACAAGACGTCAGTGTGCATTTCATGACACCGCTACGTTAACTCTCCTCGAAACCAGCTAGTGCTGACGCAGAATCCAAAGTGACTTTATCAAAATacctaaaatgtgtttataaatatcTGACCCTTACGATCTTCTTACAGAGCGTGAATCTCTAGAACTCCCACTCGAGCGTCTCCTCGCGGTTGGCGGCCCGCTCCAGGCGATGGATGATGTTGTTGAGGTTGGCCATCTTCTCGTTGCGTCTCTGAGTGCTTTTGTTGAGTTTGGAGTTGATCGAGGGCGAGTGATGGTGGCTCGGGGCCGGCGGGTTGGGCGGCGACGGGGAGATGGGGGCGGAAGAGGACGGGACGGGGGACACGGACATCATGAGGCCGGGCGAGGACGCAGCGGAGGGCGAGTTGAGCGACACCTCCAGGCTGCTCCGAGACGGTTCGGATGAAGCCTTGAAGCTGACGGGATCCTCGGGCGACTTCTCCAGCTCCTCGTCCTCATGGCTGTTCCTCTGCGGCTCCTCGTCTTTGACGCCCAGCGAGCGGTGCAGGGGTGTTTCTGGGTCGCTTTTGAGCTGGGCGAACTGGACGCCGACGGAGAAGCACTTGGCCTGCCGCAGACGGAGCTCCTCGTCTTCATCCGGCTCTCTGGTCTCCTGTTTGACAGTGAACCAGCGCGGGGCGGCGCTCAGAGGGCGGCTGTGGACAGCCGAGGGCTGCTTCCTGTCGTCGCGGTCGGATACAGGGCTGTGGGACGTCAGCGGGGAGTAGTTGTTGTGCTCGGCGTCAGTGTCGTTGTCTTGGAGACCCTCCATCAGGACCTCTCGCCGCATACGGGACCTGTtgaaaagatgatgatgatgaaacaaagtttttatttttagcagcatgatcaatcagtgttattattgctaactaaaactatttttaaaaatcagttattgaaaaaaagttgaactaaaatgaaatataaatattgaagttTGTATCAGAAATAAGTGgaaatgcttaaattattaaaatgaaaaataaaaatttattaaagctatacagaaatatttaaatgaaaatgaatgaaaatgaaaatgaaaatataaaaataaaagctaatttgaaatattattaaatactacaatagtatataagTATCTCACTACATTGTATGTGTAATTCagcaaatacagttattttacagttttaaaagtaaaaaatagctgaaatgcatgtttaagtttaaatagaaaattaataactaaaataaaaataattaaaactagagcccgaccgatatatcggccggccgatattatcggccgatatgagctaattgcatttaaatcggcatcggcgtttataacggccgatgaaacatgagaaacagagtctcatgcttcactcatgttatgagtgttgcatagtttgcccaccagagggagctctgcagctccccagttgacaacagcgccagaaatccactacagaagaaggctatcagccgagccactgagatgtactcttttgacggtgagtctgttgttcgtcatgtgaaatgattgtagatttagttcatacactgtatataaaaacagtatggtagttctagctaacggtcctatcattatcacttctaaatattctgtaacatcacttacagccgctaatgcattgctatattagattagccacaaagctaataccatgtttatcagtggaagagccgcgaacgttaataagaggtcaaactataacgttagcgtttaacttattctaaatatatctgcagtgtttcccacataatgaccgcgtaactgtggcaggggggcgcgtgtagtcaatgactagaagttatgtacagcgtgcctcgaaaaaaaaaacaacaactgttacgttattctaacgcaaacatagcttcctttttagcaggccccttaaattgcttgctattaacttgtttgaaggtggttcttctcaaaattgacagcgatgtgttcatgacactaacgttaaccattcaacttcgaattgattccgtaatcttccggtaacagtaggctaactttacgttcgccagcgcatgacgatgttttgattcagactgcacaaagagaagaggagaagatatacgggtccgttatgaatgtgtctgtgagagcaaatatagtgtagttacagtaactacagtaggtgcgtcagagatgattaaaccagaggggacatgtaaataaatgtgagctgaacaagcgcttttttttttcttctttttttacagattgtttcaaagcagctttacagacataagaggaaaatgttgtaataatatagttaaatataagtaggtaataggtaatacctattgcttgacaaataaaaaaaaaaaaaaatatatatatatatttctctatatttctcatttttgcctatgtaggagatccctgtttattattattataattctaatgatgacatgagtaatgatacatggtgatatcattaatacacatgcttattctttctctgtctctctttctgccctacagatggctgaaaaaggtgaacgctgtagcagcaaagtgtgggactacttctgcaaagattcctctaatgcagtgttcttttgatcattaaaaaatatatacttttgatgtgcaattgtttagtcattgagactgtaatctaaggctttttttaacataatcgcttctggaaaatggtttatacagcccacatacatagaacaggcagatattttactattgaatgttgtgtaagtgtagtttataggaaatgggtctaatatccagtttattttcaaaatcaaaatatcggcttataaatcggctcttttcgagttaatatcggcatcggcatcggcccccaaaaatccatatcggtcgggctctaattaaaactatattgaaatataaaaaaaaaactaaattaaaataagaaaactaaaagccataaaataaaagctaatatattaataaaataaaatcaaaatattaattaatactgtagtttataaatgacagtaaaataacactggatttCACTACATTGCGTGTGTAATTCAACAAATTCAGTTATTGTCTGCAAAACACGGTgtataaaataaatcagtttaagtttaaatacttaaattaataaaactaaaataaaactatataattataaatatagaaaataaaaaatactaaaacatcaactaaaattaaaataaaatataaaaataacagctaattcaaaatgttaataatgtatcaataacactaaaataatgctaGTTCTCAGCTAATCCAGTTATCgtctttaaattaacattttaaatttaatttattagtaaaatgtCTTTTGGACCAATAAAAGAGACGATAGTTTGCTGCTGATATCACTTCCAGTTTGAAAGCTTTGCATCATGGGATACTACATCGAACACAGTGTGCTCTGGTAGTGATTGGGGGACCAAAGGTATAATTTGAAGAATTGTTCCCTGAAAACACTGGAATTTTGTGGGTATGTTGGACAGTTCATGCCACAGTACAGATGTAGTTACAAGGCTTTCTTGTCTTTCTATTTTAAACTCCTCAGTTGTCCAGCAGGTGGAGCTAAACTCCCATTCAAAGCTTCAAACACCAACAAGAGTTCAGACACAAGCACATCTCTTCTGGGTGTCTTTACGAGGTAAAAAGCAGAACACACCTGTAGTTGTGGAACCAGTTGATGACGGTGTTGGTTTTGAGGTTGAGCTGGGCGGCCAGCATCTCGATGGTGTGCTGAGAGGGATACGGCTCCTGCAGATACGCCTTCGTCAGAGCCTCCTTCTCCTCGGCCGCCAGCACCACGCGGGGTTTCTTGGCCTGGCTGAAGGGGCAGAGCTCCAGCGGGGTCAGACCCGGACTGATGCAGTCTGAATGAGCGCTGGGGGAATCGCTGTCTGAGCCGGGACTCAGCAGACCGTATCGCCTCTTCAGATACGCTAGAGAAAACCAAGACGTTCTGTTTTACAGCAGTTTAACACTAGCTGCAAAATACAAACCACTGCATCTTCACAGCAAGCGGGTCATatgtaatataatgataaaaagagTTCAGTTGAAAtgctaaaacaaaactaaaactagaataaaaactcattaaaatgactgtatatagaaatattaaaaataataaaatgacaaatgcacataaaatgacatcaatttcaactgaaattaaaaagaaaatcgaAAATATAGAAACAAAAGCTAATTCCAAATATtcaatactataataatatataaattacactaAAACTGGATCTCACTACACTGCATGTGCAATTCAGCAAATCCACTTATTGtctgaaaaataaacactttattaaTAAAGTTTGAATCAAAAAAGGGTCATATAATGTATAACACaatgatgacaatttaaattttaaaatgaataaaactaaaacaaatactaatactaaacatacaacaaaaataataaaaatggcaaagtgctaaaattataaagaaaggaaaaatgaaaaaataaaagctaattcaaaatattaataaatactgtaataggttataaataattttttatatatttctatatagcttaaatttttcgaaattttcagttttattttagttttatttagtaaagtttaatttatttattttatttattattttagtttagtaattttaattttacttttattctaatatattttattttaagctttatttcaattaaagaaaataatttttaatagattGAACaacatagtaaataaaataagcatataaATAACACTGGATCGCACCATTTTAAATCAAGTTTATTcataaaatgtcttaatatttaGATCTAAACACTGAAATGGCACAGAATCAGTGAAGAACTGAATCAATGTCTGTTCTCTTACCTTTCTTCTCCATTTTCTTGACGTCTCTGAGTTTATCGATGTTGTGCGGGTCGTTGAGCCACAGCTGCATGCGGACGAACGGCTCGCGGCCCTTCAGACTGAGCTTATGCCACGGCTTCGGTCTGGACAGCAGGTCAGACACTGAACCCTGAGTCAATCCCAGAATGCTCTCTCCAAACAGACGCTGACctgcaacaacacacacatatacttacAGTTACCAATCCACCTCCAGTCCTTAGAATTCTACATTCAacatgaatcagttcaaactcTTCATTtcagtgaactgattcaaaactttttttgtttacactatcgtttaaattattattatctttagaAATTTacacttttgttcagcaaggatgcattaaattgatcaaacgtaacagtaaagacatttctaatgttaccatagatttctatttcaaataaattacccCCCCCCATTAAATAATCctgatgtaaaatgtttttccacaaaatattctgcagcacaactgtgttcaacattgatgataatcaaaaaaaaaaaatttgagcagcaaatcagcatattagaatgatttttgaagatcgtgtgacactgaagactggagtaatgatgctgaaaatacagctgcacatcacagaaataaattacattatacaaCAGACTACaatagaaaatagatattttaatttgtaatattatttcacaatattcctgtctattgtgtttttaatcaaataaatgcagctttggtgagcagaagagacttctttaataaacatgaaaaaatcttttgactggtagtgcatactattataatatttattgatattttgaatcagcttttatttttatattttcagttttcattttaattttagttttagtaatttttttttacatgattttgttattatgtttttatataatttttttttcatttaatataattatatatatatatatatatatatatatatatatatatatatatatataattatattttaattacagaaaactatttctaatagttttagttaacagtaacaacatttgatcaaataaatgcagccttggtgtagCACAAAAATACCCAAACCTTGTCAAAAATCTTCATTTTACATAGAATAGAATGCTGCCATTCATACAGTGCTGTGTAAGGCGTGCTGTAAATCACCTAAGTTGTTGTCGGTCAGCACCTCCTTCACTCTCTTGGTGATGGTGTACGTGTCCAGCTCCGGGGACATGGCCACCAGCTCCTGGATGCCCAGCGGTGTGTGGGGCTGCTGCGGGACCATCATGCCCGGGGTGCTCTTCCCTCCGTGGGGCTCGGCGTGCTGCGGGTGCTGGTTCTCTTTACTGCTCTCCAGCGCCAGGCTCACGGGCTCCAGGGTCATGCTGGGGTGACTGTCCTCAGGACTCGGGGGAGGGGACGGGGACGAGTGGCTCGTCACGGGGCTCTTATCTGAGAACCAACAACcaaagattataataattattacagtcAGAAGAGTTTTACAAATATTAGTTATGTTAAAAACACTAAACCTGTGCAATACCAAGTCTATGAAAGGATAACAAAAAGATTTCATCTAGAAACTAAAATTACTCaatatttgtgtcttgttttccaatataaatatataaacatataaacataattgaataaaaatgtaaaaaaaatatatatatttttaaatctaccAGTGAGGTAAGAAAAATGACTTTGTTATTTATAAaacttgaattaagtttattattcTCACACCACTGCCAAATATGTGttcatgttttaagcataaactctataattttttatttattttttttttttaagaaaccaaGAATGAATATCTCAAGTAATTTTgattttcaagtaaatgtatattgatttaagaatttttagaaatttcttctggaaaataagaaaaaatattttgctgtgtagaaaataagaaattgtattttgcatacAGTAAATGAAGCCATAACTTCAATATATTCAACATTTTGCCATCAGAACTATCATTGCCTGGAAAATTATAACTTTTTCTCTCACTGTAATACAAAATCTTTGTAATTTATaccataaattatgttttaaaaacattataataattataatttattataatttatattacacattttcataattatattgttttaccTGATTGTGTTCAACTATTATAAGATTCtcattactatatttttttaaacgtaATGCAGAAAAAacccagttattttatttaagcagTACAGTGAGTAAAGCTGAActtgaaaatgttttgcattatgctttcattttcatgacaattaaaaagAATGTCAAGTCTCTTTAAtactacaaaatattataatgtataataattattgtttattgtaagttatattacaattattattttttttttttttgttacatttttttaaagattctcagtactatgattatatatatatatatatatatatatatatatatatatatatatatatatatatatatatatatatatatatatatatatttatatttttttttttaatcaaaatacaggaaaaaagaaaCTCCAAcgatattatttaaacattatatcaTGACTACTATGTAATAGTAATTCATATTTAAAGCTAAACTATTTCTCAGAATTACAGAAATGAGGAAGATCCCCCACTGGCTGTGTGTAGGATGGCTTGTTTGTGCTGGTGATCGTGACTGACCCTGACTGTGGCTGTGGCTGGACAGCTGGTTGAGTCCGTGTCCCAGCTGGTCCAGCAGCCAGAGCTGCATGCGTATGAACGGCTCGCGGCCCTTCTGAGTGAGTTTACTCCAGGGTTTAGGCCTGGATAACATGTCACTCACGCTGCCCTGAGACAAACCCAACACCTGCCAGAGACACAGAGACATTCAAATGAGTCTGAACTAATAATGTTCCTCATAAAACCAGAACCTCGCTGTTTGAAATCAGCTTTTCACTGGCAAATATTCAagtgaccactagatggcaggaAAAGACAATCCAATAGTTCCTGACACTACCGCTCagaagcttggggtcagtaaaattttagttttaaagaaaggacgcattaaactgatcaaaagtgacagtaaagacatctataatattacaaaatatttctgttctaATAAAtgccgttttttcttttttggaaaaaatgtatcgttttgacaaaaatatgaagccacatgacaaaaaaaaaagtgatcaatattattcaacattgataataaaaaaaaaaaaatgtttcttgagcagcaaatcatcatattagaatgatttctgaagatcatgtgacactgaagactgcagtaatgatgctgaaaatacagctgcgcatcacagaaataaattatattttaaaatatattacaatagaaaatagttattttaaattgcaatacaaTTCCTCAGTATTACTGATTTtccagtatttttgatcaaataaatgcagccttggtaagtaaaagagacttctttcaaagacataaaCTTCTGAACTTCagtgtgtatatattcatattattttgcaTGGATTTAAGACAGGAGTTTCACTACATTGCAAGTTTGCTGTTATTTCTATTTTGCAATTACATGCACAGATTAATCATTCCcaataagaccagaaacatgTATTAAGGAAATAAATATGGTTTTGATTTAATGTCATCAAAAAAACAGTATCAAATACCAAAACAGATGTATGCCGTTTCCACACAATAACATTACATTTGTGCCCGATTTGTGTGGAAAAACCATTTCATGCACTGATTCCTTTGATCTCGAGTCATTACATGAAAACTTGCTCTCCAGCTGTGCTGTTTTAAGACACGCAAACAATCTCacaacagggttattatcattaaataaaactaaaaccttacatacatacatttttcttacttgaaataaaataaatgttaactaaaattataataatataataatataatataattaaaattataataatataatataatataatataatataatataatataatataatataatataatataatataatagaaaaagtaaaaaaaaaaaaaacataattttcaattAGTTCTTTGTttagttgaagtattaaaataacaactacaaaaaacaacaactttaaaacaaaaaataaaaaaagtaaataaagtaaaataaattaaaatggaaactacagagaatataaaaataaaaacgtctgaaaatattaataaaaaattattagtatattaatgATACTGACAGAAGACGCACCAAATACTGAAGTTTGTAAATGGAAAATACTTTGGCGTATTagcaaaaaaactatttcaataaGAATGTGTTTGCACACATAATCGTagaaaaattaagatatttttaatggacATATCTGAACTTGAGAAATGGTGTGTTCTGACGTCTTTCTGCGGTTGAAaaaagataccttctgatgttcattcatgtttatttcctgCTGTAACTAGTCAagaggagatgatcagttcaccagacgctacagtgatctgtcaccaCACATTATAGAGCCACAAAAccatatttattgtttgaatttctttaaaaaatgacagaatttgaaagttGAGACGTGGTTTCgtaccagaagtaacctgctctgtcctgtctgtcagtttcctctttgctctgcgatgtatttttcactgcgtgagaacatgatgagTGGCGTGTCTTGTCAgacgtagcaacagtaactaagtgGGGCGGGTCTCTGCGACGGGTCAGTTGTGATGCAGTAATAGTTTTGTATGTTTATGATTGTTAGCACATATATTGATGCTTCATGCTGCTGGGTATATTAAGTTGACTTTCATGAGACACAATAAGGTACATACTCTACATATAGTCTAATGCAACACCGATGACAATTTGAATCGAAAATGTTTTGTCTTTGCACTGACCCGTTTTAAAATTTTTGCTTGTTGGACTTTGctatatataacactgttctaaaGCCCACCTTCTCTCCGAAGATCCTCTGGCAGATCCCGTTCTTGGCCAGTTTTTCCTTCACCTGCCGGGTGAGTTCGAGGGTGTCCACCTCACGGTACATGTACATCTCGTACTGCTCCGGGGTCAGCGGTGGGACGGTGGGCTTCAGGGTTCGGGGGATGTAGGTGGGGTAATATGACACCCGTCCTCCTCCACAGGGTGGCTCGCCGCTGACCGACGCGTCCAGCTCCACCTTGATCTCCAGCGGCCGTCCCAACACAGGCTCGTCCTCCGGAGCGGATGCTTCCTCGCCGTTTGCAGGGCAGTCTCCGTTCTCCATCCGCGGCCAGGGACGAGGCATGGACGAATGTCCCGTGGACGAAGAGGAGGAGAGCGACGGAGACACGGAGGTGAACGGGTGAGAGGTGCCGCCCATCATCACGACCGCGCCGCGTTCGGCGGACCAGTGCTGGTCGAAATACGCACCGGCTTCGCCGATCTCTGACTTCACCTTACGGATGATGTTTTGGACGAAGGCGGCGGGGGACAGGACGCTCAGAGGCGTCTGAGGGCTGCTGGTGGGATTGGACACACACGTCGGCACGGACACACCCTCCTCCTGTTTGATGAAGGGCGGCGTGGGGGGCAGCTGTCCCTTGGCGGGATCCTGCAGGGCGAGACGCTCGCTGGAGGACGCCCGGCCGCACACCTCCATCTCCAGCAGGGCCTGCTGCTGCGCCTGCATCTCTCGACGGGCCTGCTCCAGGATGCTCTTGATGGTTTCGTCAGAACTGCTGCTTCCTCCAGAGCTGTTACGTCCTGATGAACAGCCCAAAGATGACTTACAATCACCTGTCCAACACAAACAGATCCGAACGCAAGTTTGCATTGCTAGTCAAAAGTAGTTTTAACGTGACATGGCTTCTTTAAAAAGTGGCGCTTGTGGTGTGCAAGACACACTATATCGGCCAAACTAGCACGAGCACGTGTGTGgaacaacaattattatttttacaaattattataataaataaataaaataaacatataaacaaattataaattaatattaaatatttatgtaaaaggtttttatttatattaatattttgtatttgataatgctataataaaataaatatattaaatattttattattataaaataattattataatagccAAACTAGCACTAGTATGTgtgtaaacaattatttattaaaatgattataacaaataaataaaacaataaatgattttaatattaaaatataatcaaattatatattaatattaaatatttatgtaaaatgtttttatttatattaataatttttatttgataatacaataacaaaataaatattgtaaatatttaattattcaaaaatattattaatatttaaatattataaatataatattaaaagtatttaattgtattaatattttgtattggaaaaaataatacaataatacaacaagtatttaaatcatttaatttatataaaaataataattattatttacaattatttattaacaattaaacaGAGCAGACAGACATGTTATTAGTAGTGTGTTTCCTGGGATATTTAACCTATTACTTTTTCATTGCTTGCACCTACTACAGTACactgcaaaattatttttgtttttaatttattttagtatatacatCACTAAATATTGTTATAGCTAGGCTTAAATAGACATGTAAGCATATATTTATGCTCTGTATTTATGTTCTAtctatatttatgttaaaataaaaatactgtctaGTCACATAATTTGGCTCCTCAGATacctggatgttttttttttctttgtagtgaAGTAAGTAATTTTGGACAACGAGTAGAAGATTCCAACAGACATCAGGCATGCTATTATGCAAAACAATCCTATAAGAGTCACGTATGCGCAGATCAAAGCTGGTTTCACTGCTGCTGTGTGTTCTTGTGTAGGTAGCAGTGTGAGATTCATAAACTGCCTGCGGATTTGGTGTCTTTGTACCCACCTCTTTGTGACTGGATCTCCTTCTTGGCCTGCTCTAGAATGTTCTTGATGGCATCATCTGACCCAGTTTCAGGAGTTCGGATGCGAGGAGTGATGCTCCCTATCAGAGAGGgtaaaggagagagaggaggtgaGGTGAGTGGGCCGGCTGATCAGAGAGCAGCTCCAAAGCCTCGCGTTTGATTGCTAGATCAATAGCTGCCTTTGAGAAGCTGGCATCAAGTGAGGATGCGCTAACACGTGAACGCTTCACTTTCAAAACCCAGAAAGAGAGCATCACAACAAATGCAGGGTTTGGGACGGAGCGCGGAAGCTGTGTGCAAATACAGCACTAGAAACGCTTGTACAGGAAACCGGACTAGTTCTCTCTGGGGGTCTGAAATGGTTCGGTGGGGTTTAGAGGGATGAGACATCTTCAGGATGTCAGATGGGCCTGTGGGATTGAGCCAAGACATGAAACACAATTCACAAACCACTGAACTTCCATAATGTGGAATCAAATCAGAAGGGAATAACAGGTGGATACTATTGgttgtgattttatatatttttcccatGAAGATGATATTGTGTAGAAGAATTATAGCCTTTGTGGTTATTTAAAATTCATGCATTATTGTTGTATTTACAGTAAGTCAACATTAACCCTTActctgaaatctgattggttaatattaattttgtcttAGGACCAATAAGGATGCTGCTCCAAGAAGATCTTCTGCTTGA is part of the Cyprinus carpio isolate SPL01 chromosome A8, ASM1834038v1, whole genome shotgun sequence genome and encodes:
- the cux2b gene encoding homeobox protein cut-like 2 isoform X3, producing MVSPVLKSFQAQVVALSQRSKEAESAFLGIYKQLIEAPDPFPLLQATQERLAELQRSAPDGDPLVTEISEHWRKHLECLDKAEHTEEGPVTVETGEASSQRPHMMTPNSTQNVQDGDAPLQNHQNTQEGEEHESDVSLPVRLGQAEDRIKALQSSLNSARTELQELRCKYDKEMAEKVEEMGALMANLEKANQRADLAQREVERLKEQLAGTSKGTGPSEDRPKEERVREERDEPSLSRLEAVLFSKDREILRLLENVQRLQFTLQEVQESSANQIAELKRQLAFKSEAIETLEAKLQSQMDYEEIKTELSILKAMKLASANGSSSQESAKTAEALLLDKDAFLPSHKLLVDKVRVLHNSDEGHSEDSSKDVSRPAGSYSSPPGTLPIDGLSSSSPGPPNTDTPSSAHELPRPFSVSPFSGEKLPGDQLLHKQLLSPLFKKDASSIMAFPTALYAAKAALMSANPNASMPVAMETGMPSDQSESGSSGGGDEDQVDTAEIAFQVKEQLLKHNIGQRVFGHYVLGLSQGSVSEILARPKPWRKLTVKGKEPFIKMKQFLSDEQNILALRTIQVRQRGSITPRIRTPETGSDDAIKNILEQAKKEIQSQRGDCKSSLGCSSGRNSSGGSSSSDETIKSILEQARREMQAQQQALLEMEVCGRASSSERLALQDPAKGQLPPTPPFIKQEEGVSVPTCVSNPTSSPQTPLSVLSPAAFVQNIIRKVKSEIGEAGAYFDQHWSAERGAVVMMGGTSHPFTSVSPSLSSSSSTGHSSMPRPWPRMENGDCPANGEEASAPEDEPVLGRPLEIKVELDASVSGEPPCGGGRVSYYPTYIPRTLKPTVPPLTPEQYEMYMYREVDTLELTRQVKEKLAKNGICQRIFGEKVLGLSQGSVSDMLSRPKPWSKLTQKGREPFIRMQLWLLDQLGHGLNQLSSHSHSQDKSPVTSHSSPSPPPSPEDSHPSMTLEPVSLALESSKENQHPQHAEPHGGKSTPGMMVPQQPHTPLGIQELVAMSPELDTYTITKRVKEVLTDNNLGQRLFGESILGLTQGSVSDLLSRPKPWHKLSLKGREPFVRMQLWLNDPHNIDKLRDVKKMEKKAYLKRRYGLLSPGSDSDSPSAHSDCISPGLTPLELCPFSQAKKPRVVLAAEEKEALTKAYLQEPYPSQHTIEMLAAQLNLKTNTVINWFHNYRSRMRREVLMEGLQDNDTDAEHNNYSPLTSHSPVSDRDDRKQPSAVHSRPLSAAPRWFTVKQETREPDEDEELRLRQAKCFSVGVQFAQLKSDPETPLHRSLGVKDEEPQRNSHEDEELEKSPEDPVSFKASSEPSRSSLEVSLNSPSAASSPGLMMSVSPVPSSSAPISPSPPNPPAPSHHHSPSINSKLNKSTQRRNEKMANLNNIIHRLERAANREETLEWEF